Within Conexibacter woesei DSM 14684, the genomic segment CCCGCGCGAGCGCGCCTTCATCGAGCGGATGGACATGGTCTTCGTCGGCACGGCCGACGCGGACGGCGTGCCCCACTGCTCGTACAAGGGCGGCGAGCCCGGCTTCGTGCGGGTGCTCGACGAGCGCACGCTCGTGCTGCCCAACTACGACGGCAACGGCTTCTACGACTCGTGGGGCAACGTCGCCGTCAACCCGCAGATCGACCTGCTCTTCATCGACTTCGCTGCCGCGTCGCCATGGCGCCTGCGCGTGAAGGGGACCGCCGCGATCGAGTTCGACGGCGAGCTGCTCGCCGGCTACCACGAGGCGCAGTTCGTCGTGCGCATCACGCCGACGCGGATCTACCGCGTCTGCCCCCGCTACGTCCACCAGA encodes:
- a CDS encoding pyridoxamine 5'-phosphate oxidase family protein, translated to MPDQPYHQGSRALQDRFDTRRLADRGAELMFVDEPRIGPRERAFIERMDMVFVGTADADGVPHCSYKGGEPGFVRVLDERTLVLPNYDGNGFYDSWGNVAVNPQIDLLFIDFAAASPWRLRVKGTAAIEFDGELLAGYHEAQFVVRITPTRIYRVCPRYVHQMTLVRRSRFVPAVERPTPVAQWKLDGAEVPPDVLAREDPSRAESERLRGGGAPQPPTHGPFPD